Proteins from a single region of Clupea harengus chromosome 5, Ch_v2.0.2, whole genome shotgun sequence:
- the mtss1 gene encoding protein MTSS 1 encodes MDAGIEKECSALGGLFQIIMNDMKASYPAWEDFVSKGTKLQSQLRTTIIVTSSFLDAFQKVADMATSTRGATKEIGSALTRMCMRHRSIETKMKLFTTALMDNLISPLELKIEEWKKVASLLDKDHAKEYKKARADIKKKSSDTIKLQKKVKKGKDEVRGQLDSALQDVNTRYAVLEETEKRAVCRALIEERGRFCSFVSMLKPVLDEEMGMLGEVTHLQTILEDLTHLTSDPHKLPPASEQVIHDLKGSDYNYTYQTPPASPSNTLSRKSSISSNYQSTSVRHVPSLDSISSAVDGIHLRPPDSTELGGGMNSQPQWAMQGGTENGTAMPPPHNAYSGHGERGRALSTSSTKPQSAREQLALTLGGGGLNSDAPRTSRDSLHCSSGYSTQTTTPSCSEDTIPSHAVKKEPPLYDYDYISLHGGEEGRSPTDFDKSCTVPRNSDLSLQYRKLFQSKRPASTVSLLADPEPLLPHGQTSQQALQQQRAGSHATIRRKPSSKPSFRRGTISGGVPIAISTPQVPLRPSASTVGLGPDDSTVPTDGWGGGGGGGGGGSGGGGGGGVGSVAHSELTTHSRHSLCQSTQSLNTTVASPYYSLYPGQQPLGNSTEQLYQLNKQQQFALHQQQQRQYQQQQQQHYQQQQHQHHQQHLQQQHQQQYQQQQQQLPHQQHHPELQHQQQYQQQQPQHHHQYQQQLQLQQHLHYQQQQQPQQPGHPHQADHKQHSTNAVGLPGESGHCAPAPPLQLQLQEVGSGGPEGTDEGTDEGTSPTEPCGGEGDMLTMIRRVKLRRTITNDRSGPLIPPNHLN; translated from the exons GGGCCACAAAAGAAATCGGCTCGGCACTGACCCGGATGTGCATGAGGCACCGGAGCATCGAGACCAAGATGAAGCTCTTCACCAC GGCCCTCATGGATAACCTGATCAGTCCCCTGGAGCTGAAGATCGAGGAGTGGAAGAAGGTGGCCAGTCTGCTGGATAAAGACCATGCCAAAG AGTACAAGAAAGCCCGTGCAGATATCAAGAAGAAGTCTTCAGACACAATCAAACTGCAGAAGAAGGTCAAGAAAG GTAAGGATGAGGTGCGCGGGCAGCTGGACAGCGCCCTGCAGGACGTGAACACGCGCTACGCTGTGCTGGAGGAGACGGAGAAGAGGGCCGTGTGCCGAGCGCTCATCGAGGAGAGGGGACGCTTCTGCTCCTTCGTCAGCATGCTCAAACCCGTGCTG GATGAGGAGATGGGCATGCTGGGAGAGGTGACCCACCTGCAGACCATCCTAGAGGACCTGACACACCTCACCTCCGATCCTCACAAACTCCCTCCAGCCAGTGAACAG GTTATTCACGACCTCAAAGGGTCCGACTACAATTACACTTACCAGACGCCGCCTGCATCGCCTAGTAACACCCTGTCACGCAAGAGCAGCATTAGCAG taaCTACCAGTCTACCTCAGTGAGACATGTCCCCTCTCTGGACTCCATCTCCAGCGCAGTGGACGGGATTCACCTGCGGCCGCCTGACTCTACA GAGCTCGGAGGAGGGATGAACAGCCAGCCACAGTGGGCCATGCAAGGGGGCACAGAGAACGGCACGGCCATGCCCCCGCCACATAACGCCTACAGTGGGCACGGAGAGAGGGGGCGcgcactctccacttcctccACCAAG CCTCAGTCAGCGCGGGAGCAGCTGGCTCTGACGCTGGGCGGAGGCGGCCTGAACTCGGATGCCCCGCGCACCAGCCGCGACTCCCTCCACTGCTCCAGCGGATACAGCACCCagaccaccaccccctcctgcTCCGAAGACACCATCCCCTCCCACG CCGTAAAGAAAGAGCCTCCTCTCTATG ACTATGACTACATCTCCCTGCACGGCGGCGAAGAAGGGCGCAGCCCAACAGACTTTGACAAGTCCTGCACGGTTCCGCGCAACAGTGACCTGAGCTTGCAGTACCGCAAACTGTTCCAGAGCAAGCGGCCGGCTTCCACTGTCAGCCTGCTGGCCGACCCCGAGCCCCTGCTGCCCCACGGCCAGACCTCCCAGCAggccctgcagcagcagcgggCAGGCTCCCACGCCACCATCCGCCGCAAGCCCTCCTCCAAGCCCAGCTTCCGCCGTGGCACCATCAGTGGCGGGGTACCCATCGCCATCAGCACCCCCCAGGTGCCCCTCCGCCCCTCGGCCTCCACCGTGGGCCTGGGCCCGGACGACAGCACCGTGCCCACagatgggtggggtggtggtggtggtggtggaggaggaggaagcggcggtggtggtggcggtggcgtcGGCAGCGTAGCCCACTCTGAGCTGACGACCCATTCCCGGCACAGCCTGTGCCAGTCAACGCAGAGCCTGAACACGACGGTGGCGTCACCCTACTACTCGCTGTACCCTGGGCAGCAGCCACTGGGCAACAGCACGGAGCAGCTGTACCAGCTGAACAAGCAGCAGCAGTTTGCcctgcaccagcagcagcagaggcagtaccagcagcaacagcagcagcactaccaacaacaacag catcagcatcatcaacaacaccttcaacaacagcatcaacaacaatatcagcagcagcagcaacaactaCCGCATCAGCAGCATCATCCAGAACTACAACATCAGCAACAAtatcagcaacaacaaccacaacatcatcatcagtatcaacaacagttacagttacagcaACATCTGCactaccagcagcagcagcagccccagcagccAGGCCACCCCCACCAGGCTGAtcacaaacagcacagcaccaaCGCTGTGGGGCTACCAGGAGAAAGCGGCCACTGTGCCCCAGCCCCGCCATTACAGCTTCAGCTGCAGGAGGTTGGCAGTGGAGGTCCAGAGGGCACAGACGAGGGCACAGACGAGGGCACGAGTCCGACGGAGCCCTGCGGAGGAGAGGGCGACATGCTGACCATGATCCGCCGGGTCAAGCTGAGGCGGACGATCACCAACGACCGCTCCGGGCCCCTCATCCCCCCAAACCATCTCAACTAA